A window of Microcystis aeruginosa FD4 contains these coding sequences:
- a CDS encoding bifunctional sterol desaturase/short chain dehydrogenase, which produces MSNLLLCVGLICGSIIWVEIVRDCYHALAHHWQPLYRLHVWHHRVFRPDLSVMSEEIYRKAHWYNDVPEALVMLASSVLPVLLAYSWGFDRPWLGWLGSLYTLAFLSTAIGRGLGMANLDELTDLTHRPGQFESLPAPWRVNRTYHWRHHFDNQKAYYCGTFTFMDKLMGTALSLKGKTIAITGANGTLGRSLLKYLQLKGAKVIALTSGENAIAIEINGESLPVKTVKWQIGEETQLENLFKSVDILILNHGVNVHGQRTPEAIELAYQVNTFSVWRLMELFFKTVRTNEQIARKEVWVNTSEAEVNPAFSPLYELSKRAIGDLITLRRLDAPCVVRKLILGPFKSNLNPVGIMSADWVAKQIIKAVQRDSRNVIITINPLTFITFPIKEFSVSTYLKLFTRSPKNRENT; this is translated from the coding sequence ATGTCAAACCTGCTCCTCTGTGTCGGACTGATTTGTGGCTCAATTATTTGGGTGGAGATCGTGCGTGATTGCTATCATGCTCTGGCCCACCATTGGCAGCCCCTTTATCGTCTGCACGTCTGGCATCATCGGGTTTTTCGTCCCGATCTGTCGGTCATGAGCGAGGAAATTTATCGCAAGGCGCACTGGTACAATGATGTACCAGAGGCCTTGGTCATGTTGGCTTCTAGTGTTTTACCTGTACTACTGGCCTACTCTTGGGGGTTCGATCGCCCTTGGTTGGGTTGGTTAGGATCGCTTTATACTTTGGCTTTTCTCAGTACGGCGATCGGTCGAGGTTTAGGTATGGCAAATCTGGACGAATTAACCGATTTAACCCATCGTCCGGGGCAATTTGAGAGTTTACCGGCTCCATGGCGCGTTAATCGTACCTACCACTGGCGACACCATTTTGATAACCAAAAGGCTTATTATTGTGGAACTTTCACCTTTATGGATAAATTGATGGGGACGGCACTTTCTCTCAAGGGTAAAACGATCGCCATTACCGGAGCGAATGGAACTTTAGGGCGATCGCTGTTAAAGTACCTACAACTGAAGGGAGCCAAGGTGATCGCGCTCACTTCCGGGGAGAATGCGATCGCTATTGAAATTAACGGCGAATCCCTACCTGTAAAAACCGTAAAATGGCAAATCGGTGAAGAAACGCAACTTGAGAACCTATTTAAGTCTGTAGATATACTGATTTTAAATCACGGCGTTAATGTCCACGGCCAAAGAACCCCAGAAGCGATCGAATTAGCCTACCAAGTGAATACTTTTTCGGTCTGGCGTTTAATGGAATTATTCTTCAAAACTGTCCGCACTAACGAGCAAATTGCCCGCAAGGAAGTCTGGGTGAATACCTCGGAAGCAGAGGTTAATCCTGCCTTTAGTCCCCTCTACGAACTCAGTAAACGAGCGATCGGTGATCTGATTACCCTGCGTCGTTTAGATGCTCCCTGTGTGGTGAGAAAGCTAATTCTTGGCCCTTTTAAGAGTAATTTAAATCCTGTGGGTATTATGTCCGCTGATTGGGTGGCTAAACAGATTATCAAGGCGGTACAAAGAGATAGCCGCAATGTTATTATTACTATTAATCCCTTGACTTTTATCACCTTTCCAATTAAGGAATTCTCTGTTTCTACTTACTTAAAATTATTTACTCGTTCCCCAAAAAATCGGGAAAATACCTAA
- a CDS encoding NAD(P)-dependent alcohol dehydrogenase — protein sequence MKAIIINRYGDSNVLQYTEIEKPIPQAKEVLIKIMAAGINPIDWKIRRGMLKIATGNKFPLQLGFDYGGIIVEKGSQVEQFQIGDEVFGFLNQLPGRTYAEYAIIPASLLVKKPHNQSFIEAAATPLAASTALQVLRDFGNIQAGNRILVNGASGGVGSFAVQIGKIFSAQVDGVCSSKNIDYVTSLGADKVIDYTQENWRKTEHKYDIIFDAVAKSSFWHCRQLLKPQGTYITTLPNPGIILLNYLGAWLPQKGKLIFFAQAQASDWQFLKEAIESGKLTVRIDRTYTFSQVVEAHNYSESERVRGKIVLIPD from the coding sequence ATGAAAGCTATTATCATTAATCGCTATGGCGATAGTAATGTTCTCCAATACACAGAAATAGAAAAGCCAATTCCCCAAGCGAAAGAAGTCTTAATTAAGATTATGGCAGCGGGAATTAATCCGATTGATTGGAAGATTCGTCGGGGAATGCTCAAAATAGCCACAGGTAATAAGTTTCCCCTGCAATTAGGTTTTGATTATGGGGGAATTATCGTTGAAAAAGGTAGTCAGGTGGAACAATTTCAGATCGGAGATGAGGTTTTTGGTTTTCTCAATCAATTGCCGGGTAGAACCTATGCTGAATATGCAATTATTCCCGCTTCCCTGTTAGTTAAAAAACCGCATAATCAGAGTTTTATTGAAGCTGCCGCCACTCCTTTGGCTGCTTCTACCGCTTTGCAAGTCTTGCGCGATTTTGGCAATATTCAAGCAGGAAATCGGATTTTAGTTAATGGTGCATCGGGAGGAGTGGGTAGCTTTGCCGTGCAGATAGGGAAAATTTTCTCCGCGCAAGTAGATGGAGTTTGTAGTAGTAAAAATATCGATTATGTCACCTCTTTAGGAGCAGATAAAGTTATAGATTATACCCAAGAAAATTGGAGAAAAACTGAGCATAAATATGATATAATCTTCGATGCTGTGGCTAAGTCTTCTTTTTGGCACTGTCGTCAGCTTTTAAAACCTCAAGGAACCTATATAACCACCCTACCAAATCCAGGGATTATCCTCTTAAATTATCTCGGTGCTTGGTTGCCCCAAAAAGGGAAACTGATATTTTTTGCTCAAGCACAAGCGTCTGACTGGCAATTTCTCAAAGAAGCGATCGAATCGGGAAAATTAACTGTTAGAATCGATCGCACCTATACTTTTTCCCAGGTGGTAGAAGCTCATAATTATAGTGAATCGGAAAGAGTGCGCGGAAAAATAGTCTTGATCCCCGATTAA
- a CDS encoding universal stress protein, whose product MNNTETISVDRDTNKLYNKILVAVDYQDVTPEVLNTAILLAKTYASELRIIYSLSKPLTPYTETFIYGNLIGYGGGYPPDMIALEQQITEEMQAELQAWLNGLVDRAKEDNITARADYYIGDPGQKICQVAQQEGIDLIIVGRHGRSGLSELILGSVSNYVVHHAPCSVLVVQITH is encoded by the coding sequence ATGAATAATACGGAAACAATCTCAGTCGATCGAGATACCAACAAACTCTATAATAAAATTCTCGTGGCTGTGGATTATCAAGATGTCACTCCAGAGGTATTGAATACGGCTATCCTCTTAGCGAAAACCTACGCTAGTGAGTTGCGGATTATTTATAGTCTATCTAAACCTTTGACTCCCTACACGGAAACTTTTATTTATGGTAATCTGATCGGTTATGGTGGCGGTTATCCCCCCGATATGATCGCCTTAGAACAACAAATCACCGAAGAAATGCAGGCGGAATTACAAGCTTGGTTAAACGGTTTAGTCGATCGAGCTAAGGAAGATAATATCACAGCCCGGGCTGATTATTATATTGGTGATCCGGGACAGAAAATTTGTCAAGTTGCCCAGCAAGAGGGGATAGATTTAATTATTGTTGGTCGTCACGGTCGATCGGGTTTATCTGAGTTAATCTTAGGTAGTGTCAGTAATTATGTGGTGCATCATGCTCCCTGTTCAGTTTTGGTGGTACAAATTACTCATTAA